In Planctomycetaceae bacterium, the sequence AATTCCGCCGTCAGCGCCGACATCTCCGGGACGGATTTCGCCCGGCCGGCAGGTATTCCGGAAGACTTCGACGAACACCTGCGACTGATGTGCGACCTGATGGTGCTGGCATTCGAAACGGACAGCACTCGCGCATCGACTTTCATGGTCACCAAGGAAGCCACCGATCGAAACTACCCGTGGCTGGGCTTCACCGACGGACACCACGAGCTTTCTCACCACGGCAACGAAGACGACAAGAACGCCAAGCTGCGCGAAATCGACCGGTACCACATTTCGATTCTGGCGTACATGATCGAAAAGATGATGACTGTCGAAGAGGCGAACGGAACAACGCTGCTGGACAATTCGATGGTCCTTTACGGCAGTGGCATCAGCGACGGTGACCGGCACGATCACATCAATCTGCCGGTCATTACACTCGGTCGGGGAGGCGGCACGTTCCGGACCGGTCAGCATCTGCAGTGCCGCGCGGAGACACCGATGTCGAACCTGCTGCTGGCAATGCTGCAGCAGGCCGGAGTTGCAGTGGATCGCTTCGGTGACAGCACCGAAACACTGCCGGGGCTGCTGACGACGTAAATCGCCCGACGCGACGGTTTTCGTGACTGCCTGGCTGCACGACGTTTCCATTCCGCCGATGTGGGATGTCAACGCACGGTCGCTGCAGCTCAGCCGTTGACTCATCAGTCCAGTCGGCGGGCTTTTCATCGATGACGGCTGCAATCTGTTTCCCGATCACTGCCTGACGGCGGTTTCGCTCATGAACATCTTTGCTTCGCGAACAACTGCGTCAGTGATTTTCGCACGCTGACGATCGCAGCGTTCAGTTGCCTGACAACGTTTCGCGTATCGGCGGAACAGCCACCGGCGACGTCGTCGTTCGGACAGCTCAGCGCCGGACTGCAGGATGACGACCTGGCAGTTCGACGGCAGGCAGCGATCGACAGTCGATCTGCCGACACCGATATTCAGAAACAACTGCTTCCACTGTTGAGCGAACTGCTGGTCAGCGAAAAGGACGGCCAGGTTCGTCTGGCCGTATTCGACACAGTTACCGACATGGGACCGGCGGCCGCAGACGCCGTTCCCGCGCTGGTTCACACGCTTTCCACGGACTACGGGGGCAAGAAGAACGAGGAATTGCACCAGGATTATCGCGCGGCTCTGGCGCTGGCGGCGATCGGTGAACCGGCGGTCAACGGACTTCGGGAGTTACTGACTTCTGAAGCCGACAACGTCCGCGCGGAAGCGGCGATGGCTCTGGGCCGCATCGGTCCTCCGGCGGCCGCGGCGGTTGCGGATCTGATCCGAGCACTCGCCGACAGTGAAGACCGCGTTCGGCAGGAAGCGTCTCAGGCTCTGGGAAAGATCGGTGATGCAGCAGTCGCTGAACTGACGGCGGTGTCGACACACGCAGACTCGGCGGTACGCGCGGCGGCAATGACTTCCATCGGGATCACGGCGACATCGGACAAACATGCGATCGATGCAGTTCTGAAGGCTGCTGACGATTCCGAGCCTGTCGTGCGCAGTGCGGCGATTACGGCTGCCGGACAATTGAAGCTTCCAGACGACGTTCGAAAGCCGCTGTTCCTGGAAAATCTCAGACATCCTGCTGAAACCGTCCGTCTTGCTGTTGTCAACATACTTGTGGATGACCGGTCGCTGCTGGACGAACTGCGGCCGGAACTCACGGAACTTCTGGCCGATGACGACGACGGGGTCACGTGGCATGCCGCGTTTCTGATTCAGCGACTCGGTCCGGAATCCGCTTCGACGCTCATCGAAGCGCTGCGACGGAAGGAATGTCGAATCGACCAGATCGGCCGCGCGCTGGCGATGATCGGTCGGCCGACCGTCGATCCGCTTCTTGCGTCGTTCAACGATGCGGATCCGCGAGTGAAGCAGGGAGCGGCACTGGCACTCGGTCAGGTTCTGCCGCTGGCGCCTGAGACTGTGCAGACGCTGGCCGCAGGACTCAGTGACTCGGATCGTGACGTTCAGGCCGCGTGTCTGACAGCGATCGGGTATCTGGGACCTCGTGCGCGCGAAGCTGTGCCGGCCGTGCGTGAAAAGCTGCGGGACGAATCGCCGTTGATTCGCGAACAGGCCATTGGAATTCTGTTCGAATCGGCCGTTCGCGACGCGTCGCTGATGGACGATCTGAGCGGAATGCTGGACGACGACGATCCGCGCGTGCAGCGTCGAGCCATCGACGCCATACGTTCAGCCGGCCCGCTGGGACGTCGGGCTCTGCCGGCCGTTGTCGAAAAGCTACGAAGTGCGGACGGCAGCGTTCGAATTGCCGCGGCGGAAATGATCGGCAGCCACGGTCGAGCCGCGGAAGAAGCCGTTCCGGCGCTGACGTCGCTGCTGGACAGTCAGGATCCGCAACTTCGAATCGTCGTGACTCAGACGCTAAGCGAACTCGGCCCGGCGGCGCGCCCGGCGTTTGAAAAACTTACCAAACTGATCGACGACAAAGATGTTGAAGTCCGTGCCGCCGTCATCCGGACGATCGGAAACCTGGATCTGGAACCGGCGCAGGTGCGGTCTTACCTGGCGGCCGCCCTGCACGACAGTGAATCCGACGTTCGCCGCCAGGCGTCTCGAGGAATTCAGCGTTTTGGCCGTCGCGGCAACATCTTTCTTCCCGACATCATCCTGCTGGCGGCAGACTCCGAACAAAGCCGCTTCCTGAATCGGGCGCTGGAACGTTATGAGACCTACGACGTGGAACCGCAGACAGTCACTGAGTTGCGGCAGCAGCTCGATCATGAGCACGACGCCGTACGGCTGCTGGCGATCCGATTTCTGGGCATTGCAGGATCTGTCGCCGAAGCTGCTGTGCCGCAACTGGAAACTCTGGCCCACGACGACAACGAAGAAATCCGAATGGAAGTGACGACCGCGCTCGCGAAGATTCACTCACGCTGATCCAGGGCACACCGTTAAACACCCTCCATCGCTTTACCTTAACCCGGATTTTTCTCGCGGGAAGGATTTCCTGACGTAACGCGTCCGGGAGACGGTGGTCGTTTCGAGTCGGCGAAATGCACGCTGTACGGCGGGACTCCGATCCGGCTGCGGCATTTCGACGGGATCGGAGTCCCATCGTACAAACCCGTGAATAATCCGGGTTAACGGCGTGCACGTTCTCCGCGCGCGGCAGGCGAGTTACGCAGCCACGCTCCCCCGCGTCAGCGCGACCAAGCGCCGATTCAACGGCCACCGCTCCGCTATACCGGGAGTCGTCGTCAGACTGTGACCTTGTCGTTCACTTCTTTGCCGACAAACGACAATTTCACATCGCGCACGCGCAGCCAGGCGAATTCGCCGGGGCGGACGGTGACGGTGGCGTCGGAATTCTGCGAAATCTGGATCGCGATTCCCATTCCTGCACCGAAGGAAAAATTTCCGCCGGCCTGAGGATTCACGAATGTCTTCGAAATTTCGATGTCCTGCCACGCGTCGTCCGTTTCCGGAAGCACTGGAACGATTTCGACAGACGCCAAAGTTCTGCGTTCACTGGTGCGTTTGGCGATATCGTTGAATTGGAAGAACGTGATTTCGCAGCGGCAGTGGCGAAGAAACACGGCGTCGAAGAAACCCGGCGACGATGCATCCGGCCGAACAGACACCTGCAGGCGATAGGTTCCGGCAAACGGGCTTCGGACTTCCTGGGCGACAAATGCCTGTCCGGTTCCCGCAAGTTCCAGTGGCGTACCCGTCGAATTTCGATTTGCGATGCCCAGCGCCGCGTGAGTCTCGCCAGAAGACTTGCCGGGCACCAATGTGAATCCAAGCGGTGTACCTTCATCGAGCATCGGACCCGCTCGCCAGCCCTTGGGACGGCTTGCCGCGGTGACGGGCTGCACCGGGTCATCGCCGGTAAAGTCGGTTTGCAGCAAATGGCGTTCGGGGTCGTAATCGGGAACTCTCAGCACGCTGCCGCCGGAAACCGCGCGAGCCGTCGACGCGGGAGCGTCTCCCAGCAGTTTCCACAGAGGTTCGCCGTCGGTCAGCCGGTGTTCGCGCCCAAGCCGGTCCGGAAACGTCGACTGGTAATCCATTCCCAGCAGATGAAACATCGATGCCGTCAGGTCACCGGGCTCAACACGATTCGTTTCCGGATAGGCACCGTCTCGATCGCTGGAACCGTAAACCTGACCGCCGCTGATCCCGGCACCGGCCAGCACGCAACTGAACACCGCTCCCCAGTGATCGCGCCCGCCGTTGGCGTTGATCTTCGGCGTGCGACCGAACTCACCGATCGCCACGACCAGCGTTTCGTCCAGCAGCCCCCGCTGGTCAAGATCGCGAATCAGTGCCGAGAAACCAACGTCAAACATCGGGCACAGGACGTCCTCGACTCGGTCAGCGTTCTGCGCGTGAGTGTCCCACAACGGATTGTCGACGGCGTTGTCACCCGGTTCCCGCGGCCACTGGACATGAACCAGGCGAACTCCCGCTTCCACCAGTCGACGAGCCAGCAGCACACACTGACCCCACCGATTGCGACCGTAGCGATTTCGAACGTCGTCCGGTTCGTCACCGACATTGAAAGCGGATCGGGCACTGCCGGACGTCAGCAGATCAAACGCCTGCTGCTGGTACTGGTCGTAGACCTGAATGGAATGATCAGAGCGATCAAAGCGGGCATTCAACTGGGCGAGAAGATCCTGCCGCAGATGCATTCTTGGCCGCGTGACATCGGTCGTCTTCAGACTTTCGATTTCATACCGCCCGGCCGAAGGATCGCCGATGAACAGTTCCGGATTCCACTGCGATCCCATGAACCCGGCGGTCTGGCCGGCGGGAGTCACATTTTCGTTCAGCCGGCAGACGTCGGGAAGCCAGACGGTACTGAGAGCCGGAATGCGGTCGGCGGGCTTCAGCCGCTTCACGATCGAACCGAAGTACGGCCAGTCCGTTTCGCTGATGACGCGTGCGTTCGGGCCGCGGTACCTGGATCCCGTCAAGACCCACGCACCGCTGGAGGAATGAACGTTGTCGTCCGTGGCCACCGATCGAATCACGGCCAGTTTGTCAGCGATCGCTGCCGTGCGGGGCAGCAATTCGCAGAACTGAATGCCGGGAATGTTTGTGCTGATCGGCTTGAACGGTCCGCGAATGCCCTCCGGGGCCTCCGGCTTGGGGTCAAACGTTTCGTGCTGCGGCGGGCCGCCGGCGAGATACAGAAAGATGATGTTCTTCGCTTTTCCGAACGACGGTCCGGCATCGCGGACTCCCCCTGCCGATTGCGACTGAAGCAGGGAAGCCAGCGTCAGCCCCGGGACCGCCAGTGATCCCGATCGGATCGCCCGGCGTCGGGACATCTGCTGACAAGGAGCCGGATACGGGGATTCAGAGCGAGTCATGGGAACCTCACGCTGGACGAGATGAGCCGGAACGGGAACCGATCCATGGTATCCAAATCCCATGCCCGGCGCTAAGAACCCCTAACAAAACCTGCGAGAGCCGCGACGTTTGTGGTTGGGTTTCAGGCAAGAAGTGAGAAGGAGACGGGACATCCCGTCGACGCCGAGCGCCGCCGCCTGAGACGCAACCACAAACGTCCCGAAGGGTTGCGACGACAGCAGCCGATCTGCGGCGTCATCACTCCTCGACGACATTTGTCGCCTCGTCATTCTTCCTTGCATCTCGACTACTGTCGTCACAACGCGGCCTCGGAGGTTTTGTTACGGGTTCTAAGTATCGATCATGTCACGAAGGCTCGAAGGTTCAGGTTTGCCGCACTGTTCGAACGGGTCTCAGGCTCGCGAACGATGCGGCATTTACCTTACGGCCCTGTGCCGGCGTGACGCTGCGGATTCACTGCGTTGCTACACTCTGACGCCGGACGCCGGGCCGGAGTCTGCGGGCGGTACGGCGGGACTGGCGAATTCCGCGGCAATCCGCTATTCGTCGATCTCATGAAGACAATCATTCGGTTCCGAAATCTGCTGCTGGCGATCGCCGCGCTCGCCGTGCTGGTGGCAATTCCGTTTTCGGAACGGTTGTCATTCGATCAGCGTATCGAGTCGTTCTTCGCCGACGATCATTCCGATGTGCGAATCCTGAAACGCAGCCAGGCAGACTTCGGAAGTGATGAATTCGTGATCGTCGCGTGGAGCGAACCGCAGTTGTTCGCTCTCGAAGGTCAGGCCGCGGAAGCCGGCATGTCGCTCGAACAGATCCTGGACATGCCTGACCTGGTACCGACACTTGAAGAGGCCGCCGCGGAGCGGATTCGTGTGCTGGCCGGTCGTCTGAACGCCATTCCAGGGGTCAGGCCGGAAAAGACGCGGCACCTTGCCGGATTTCTGCAGGACGCGCCCCGAAGCCGGAACACACGTCGAGCGCTGCTGCGTCTGTTTGAAGGTACGCTGGTGGGCGCTGATGGCCACACCACGGGAATCATCCTGGTGCTGGATCCGGCGGTGCAGGGCGGATCGGCACGGGAAGCCATGTTCGACGGGATTCGAAAGACCGCGGCGGACTTCAGTTCGGAAGCCGCCGTCGCCGGCGAACCCGTCCAGGTGTTCGACATGTTTCAAATGGTCGAACAGGATTCGCGGCAGTTGTTCATCGTGTCGCTGGTGATTCTGTCGGCGGTGCTGCTGACGATGTTTCGCAGCCTGCGGTGGATGCTGGCGCCGGTCGGTCTGGTCCTGGGATCCGTGGTGGCGACGCGTGCCTTGCTGTACGCCAGCAACCTGCAACTGAGCATGGTGGGATCGATGCTGAACTCGCTGCTGACGGTGATCGGCATCGCAACCGTGATGCATGTGATCGTCCATTATCGCGATCTGCGGCTCAGTTCCCCCGGCGATGACATAGCGCAGCGAATCATGATCGCTGTTCAGACACTTCGGGAACTCGGCTGGCCGGTTTTCTGGACCTGCGCAACAACGGCGGTGGGATTTGGTTCACTGTTCGTCAGCCGGATTACTCCCGTTCGCAGCTTTGCCATGATGATGTGCCTTGCGACGGCTGTCGTGCTGGTCGCCTGCGCCGCGGTGCTGCCGGCCACTCTGGCATCGGGTCGGCACGTCAGAATTCCGCCGCGAGTTCCGCTGGAAAGCTGGCTGGACCGGATTCTGGCGGTCACGTGTTCAACGCTGAACCGCCATCCGATTTCCACGGCACTTGCCTGTCTGCTGATCATCGGGGCGGCGGTTCCCGGCATCTTCATGCTGACCATCGAAACCGATTTCAGCAGGAACTTCCGCGAATCGTCGTCCATCGTTCAATCGCTGCGATTTGTGGAGTCTCATCTGGGACCGGCGGGAAGCTGGGAAGTCGCCTTTGACGCTCCGGAAGAACTGACCGACGAGTTCCTGGAAGACATCTCAGAACTGACCGAGCGCCTTCGCCTGATCTCGCCGGACCGAAGCCTGCTGCAGGTTCTGTCGCTGACAGACATCACCGACCTGCCGCCGCGGATCTTCGGTCCCGTGCGGACTCTGGAACGCATGAAGCGGCAGTATCCGGAACTGATCCGCAGCTTCTACAACCCCGAAACGCACCGCATGAGAATCGTGCTCCGTTCGCGCGAACAGCAGCCGTCTGAATCCAAGGAACGAATGATTAACGAAGTCAAAACCACCGTCGAAAACTTCTTCTTTGATGTGCCGGAAGGCGAGGCAGGCTACACCGCGTCCGGAATGTTCGTTCTGCTGACGCGAGTGATTGAAAGCCTGAACGCCGACCAGCTCAACAGCTTTCTCTGCGCGAGCACCGGCATTCTGATCAGCATGACGATTGCGTTTCGCAGCCTGAGAATCGGCCTGATTTCGCTGCTGCCCAATATCTTTCCCGTCGCCGTGCTGCTGGGATCGCTCGGCTGGCTGGGAATCCCCACAAATATCGGAACGGCGATGATCGCCAGCGTATCCATGGGACTGACCGTCGATTCCACGATTCACTACATCACGGCGTTTGAACGTGCCCGGCGGGAGAGCAGCATCACTGAGGCTCTGCACATCGCGCACGGAAGCGCCGGCCGAGCCGTCGTGCTGGCGCAACTGGCGCTGGTCGCCGGATTCCTGGTGCTGACTGCGTCGCGGTTCATTCCGCTTGTCTATTTCGGAGCGCTGATGAGCGTTTCTCTGGTGACCGGAGTGTTCGGAACACTGGTGCTGCTGCCCGTGCTGTTGAAGTGGACCACACCGGCGGAAACAACGAATGCGTAGCTGCTGTTCGACAGGACCAGAACTCTCCGGCAACCTGCTATCCTGCGCCCATGCCCGAACAGCCTCCCGCCAGAACGCGAGCTTTCGTTACGCCGAGTCCGACACCGAGCGTTCCGGCCGGGATTCCGTACGCCGAACTTCACTGCAGGACGAATTATTCGTTTCTGGAAGGCGCGTCTCACGCGGACGAACTGATGACTACCGCCGCAGCGCTCGGCAATCGCGCGCTGGCCGTGACGGACCGAAACACGCTGGCGGGAATCGTGCGGGCTCACGTCGCCGCGAAGGCCGTGAAGCTGAAGCTGCTGGTCGGTGCGGAGATCGTTCCGGAAGATTCCGCCGCAATGGTGCTGCTCGCCACCGATCGAGCCGCGTATGGCCGACTGTCCCGATTGATCACCGTTGGTCGGCGCCGGGCACCGAAGGGCGAATGCCGCCTGAAACTCGACGACGTGGCCTTGCACGCCGAAGGACTGCTGTGCTGTGTTCCGCTCAGTTGTGAAACGCG encodes:
- a CDS encoding DUF1501 domain-containing protein — protein: MTRSESPYPAPCQQMSRRRAIRSGSLAVPGLTLASLLQSQSAGGVRDAGPSFGKAKNIIFLYLAGGPPQHETFDPKPEAPEGIRGPFKPISTNIPGIQFCELLPRTAAIADKLAVIRSVATDDNVHSSSGAWVLTGSRYRGPNARVISETDWPYFGSIVKRLKPADRIPALSTVWLPDVCRLNENVTPAGQTAGFMGSQWNPELFIGDPSAGRYEIESLKTTDVTRPRMHLRQDLLAQLNARFDRSDHSIQVYDQYQQQAFDLLTSGSARSAFNVGDEPDDVRNRYGRNRWGQCVLLARRLVEAGVRLVHVQWPREPGDNAVDNPLWDTHAQNADRVEDVLCPMFDVGFSALIRDLDQRGLLDETLVVAIGEFGRTPKINANGGRDHWGAVFSCVLAGAGISGGQVYGSSDRDGAYPETNRVEPGDLTASMFHLLGMDYQSTFPDRLGREHRLTDGEPLWKLLGDAPASTARAVSGGSVLRVPDYDPERHLLQTDFTGDDPVQPVTAASRPKGWRAGPMLDEGTPLGFTLVPGKSSGETHAALGIANRNSTGTPLELAGTGQAFVAQEVRSPFAGTYRLQVSVRPDASSPGFFDAVFLRHCRCEITFFQFNDIAKRTSERRTLASVEIVPVLPETDDAWQDIEISKTFVNPQAGGNFSFGAGMGIAIQISQNSDATVTVRPGEFAWLRVRDVKLSFVGKEVNDKVTV
- a CDS encoding MMPL family transporter, with protein sequence MKTIIRFRNLLLAIAALAVLVAIPFSERLSFDQRIESFFADDHSDVRILKRSQADFGSDEFVIVAWSEPQLFALEGQAAEAGMSLEQILDMPDLVPTLEEAAAERIRVLAGRLNAIPGVRPEKTRHLAGFLQDAPRSRNTRRALLRLFEGTLVGADGHTTGIILVLDPAVQGGSAREAMFDGIRKTAADFSSEAAVAGEPVQVFDMFQMVEQDSRQLFIVSLVILSAVLLTMFRSLRWMLAPVGLVLGSVVATRALLYASNLQLSMVGSMLNSLLTVIGIATVMHVIVHYRDLRLSSPGDDIAQRIMIAVQTLRELGWPVFWTCATTAVGFGSLFVSRITPVRSFAMMMCLATAVVLVACAAVLPATLASGRHVRIPPRVPLESWLDRILAVTCSTLNRHPISTALACLLIIGAAVPGIFMLTIETDFSRNFRESSSIVQSLRFVESHLGPAGSWEVAFDAPEELTDEFLEDISELTERLRLISPDRSLLQVLSLTDITDLPPRIFGPVRTLERMKRQYPELIRSFYNPETHRMRIVLRSREQQPSESKERMINEVKTTVENFFFDVPEGEAGYTASGMFVLLTRVIESLNADQLNSFLCASTGILISMTIAFRSLRIGLISLLPNIFPVAVLLGSLGWLGIPTNIGTAMIASVSMGLTVDSTIHYITAFERARRESSITEALHIAHGSAGRAVVLAQLALVAGFLVLTASRFIPLVYFGALMSVSLVTGVFGTLVLLPVLLKWTTPAETTNA
- a CDS encoding HEAT repeat domain-containing protein; this translates as MSELLVSEKDGQVRLAVFDTVTDMGPAAADAVPALVHTLSTDYGGKKNEELHQDYRAALALAAIGEPAVNGLRELLTSEADNVRAEAAMALGRIGPPAAAAVADLIRALADSEDRVRQEASQALGKIGDAAVAELTAVSTHADSAVRAAAMTSIGITATSDKHAIDAVLKAADDSEPVVRSAAITAAGQLKLPDDVRKPLFLENLRHPAETVRLAVVNILVDDRSLLDELRPELTELLADDDDGVTWHAAFLIQRLGPESASTLIEALRRKECRIDQIGRALAMIGRPTVDPLLASFNDADPRVKQGAALALGQVLPLAPETVQTLAAGLSDSDRDVQAACLTAIGYLGPRAREAVPAVREKLRDESPLIREQAIGILFESAVRDASLMDDLSGMLDDDDPRVQRRAIDAIRSAGPLGRRALPAVVEKLRSADGSVRIAAAEMIGSHGRAAEEAVPALTSLLDSQDPQLRIVVTQTLSELGPAARPAFEKLTKLIDDKDVEVRAAVIRTIGNLDLEPAQVRSYLAAALHDSESDVRRQASRGIQRFGRRGNIFLPDIILLAADSEQSRFLNRALERYETYDVEPQTVTELRQQLDHEHDAVRLLAIRFLGIAGSVAEAAVPQLETLAHDDNEEIRMEVTTALAKIHSR